In Ostrinia nubilalis chromosome 12, ilOstNubi1.1, whole genome shotgun sequence, one DNA window encodes the following:
- the LOC135076663 gene encoding zonadhesin — MFFLLSLFFYTVGAVIVSPPKTPTQICPGSKESIHPPYCGPHAHYEKCPDRCPKFCSSLLRHNESCLPTPCCTPSCQCDNGYLRNDKTWACVKKENCPQYNNIKCKVNEHPVINMTICQKTCGNRLLTYPEEPCDPFTGCACNEGYVRPFDNATGTCIPVRKCAPIPKKCGFNEVPTSCAFVCPPQVCEMAYTEYLCLPHECQPGCNCRQDYLRDCNNICIINTDCPLPVPTSVDNS; from the exons ATGTTTTTCTTATTATCGTTGTTTTTCTACACTGTTGGTGCTGTCATTGTATCTCCACCGAAAACACCTACGCAAATATGTCCAGGCTCtaaag AATCTATCCATCCTCCCTACTGTGGCCCACACGCCCACTATGAGAAATGCCCAGATAGATGCCCCAAATTCTGTTCATCTCTTCTGCGCCATAATGAATCTTGCTTACCAACACCTTGTTGTACTCCATCCTGCCAATGCGATAATGGATACCTGAGGAATGACAAAACGTGGGCTTGCGTGAAGAAAGAGAACTGCC CCCAATATAACAACATCAAATGTAAAGTAAACGAGCATCCAGTGATCAACATGACAATCTGCCAGAAGACTTGCGGGAACCGGTTGCTCACGTACCCTGAAGAACCTTGTGATCCTTTCACTGGGTGCGCCTGTAATGAGGGATATGTCAGACCGTTTGACAACGCAACTGGGACTTGTATACCTGTAAGAAAATGCG CTCCTATACCAAAGAAGTGTGGCTTCAACGAAGTGCCAACGAGCTGCGCGTTCGTGTGTCCGCCACAAGTTTGCGAAATGGCATACACAGAGTATCTATGTCTGCCACATGAATGCCAACCAGGGTGCAACTGCCGGCAAGACTATCTGAGAGACTGCAACAACATCTGCATTATCAACACTGACTGCCCTTTGCCTG TTCCAACTTCTGTAGACAATTCATAA